The following are from one region of the Coffea eugenioides isolate CCC68of chromosome 2, Ceug_1.0, whole genome shotgun sequence genome:
- the LOC113759756 gene encoding uncharacterized protein LOC113759756: protein MIAFRCEIIAPSCCRSSSKLCRLEKIPEKSLILPNVLACEHCDAKRFHMEPPSFCCRSGEVKIVPPPMPYSLKRLFTGSDKECEDFQRKARTYNNNVAFTSYAAKYDRKLTKNKPGVYTFRVQGQVYHFLNSLLSNGDQPSGIQLYFYDTDEELRRRTENCDKLRESTLKLLMSILQDNPYAKFFKSLRDLPNLEDHTIILNSNPTLDQRVYNLPTASQVAAIWTEIDDDSVDMRPHIQVYSHSSMSYRVQPYYGCCDSLQYPLLFPRGESGWHYGIKRFHKKEKKGNLSAINQSVDLSSVDTPSQLLELEQRGTEDYFVSAREYYCYKFQVRDDDASMLLHTLRLFQQFVVGSYIKIETSRLDFHRKKQNAIRTEILQGVLDSIAIGQTQGSKVGRRTILPASFIGVPRDMKRRYLDAMALVQKYGKPDIFLTMTCNPMWKEIHEGLRYTEKPQDRPDLLSRVFRAKFEVVKNELLHKHIFGEVAACVYAIEFQKHDLPHAHVLLILKPEFKLLNAESYDKIVCAELPDPKEDQHLYSLVVKHMLHGPCGDMDRSYPYMKNGSCKSHYPKDFSEHTIHAEDSYPCYRRRDDGRKMKFVGMNWIIDGLYLIIDTSLL, encoded by the exons ATGATAGCTTTTCGCTGTGAAATTATAGCTCCCTCTTGTTGCCGTAGCAGTTCGAAACTTTGTAGGCTGGAAAAAATCCCTGAGAAATCTCTTATCCTCCCCAATGTTCTAGCTTGTGAACATTGCGATGCTAAGAGGTTTCACATGGAGCCTCCTTCTTTTTGTTGCCGTAGCGGCGAGGTTAAAATTGTCCCTCCTCCCATGCCTTACAGTCTGAAGCGATTATTTACTGGTTCTGATAAGGAGTGCGAGGACTTTCAAAGAAAAGCCCGCACTTATAATAATAATGTCGCTTTTACATCGTATGCTGCAAAATATGACAGGAAATTAACAAAAAACAAGCCTGGAGTGTATACGTTTCGAGTTCAGGGTCAGGTTTATCACTTTTTGAACTCTTTGCTGTCAAACGGTGATCAACCTAGTGGAATTCAGTTATACTTTTATGATACTGATGAAGAATTAAGGAGGAGGACTGAAAACTGCGATAAGCTTCGTGAGAGTACTTTGAAGCTGCTTATGAGTATACTCCAAGATAATCCTTATGCAAAATTCTTTAAGAGCTTAAGGGATCTTCCAAATCTTGAGGATCATACAATTATTCTCAATTCTAATCCTACCTTAGACCAGCGAGTATATAATCTTCCTACTGCATCCCAAGTTGCTGCTATTTGGACTGAAATTGATGATGATTCAGTTGATATGCGTCCTCACATTCAGGTCTATAGTCACTCTAGCATGAGTTATAGAGTTCAGCCTTATTATGGATGCTGTGATTCTTTGCAGTACCCTCTCCTCTTTCCTAGAGGTGAATCTGGGTGGCATTATGGAATTAAGCGCTTtcataagaaggagaaaaagggaaatttgtcTGCCATCAACCAATCTGTTGATCTTTCCTCCGTAGATACTCCATCACAGCTGTTAGAGTTGGAACAAAGAGGCAC TGAGGACTATTTTGTGTCTGCTAGAGAATATTATTGTTACAAGTTTCAAGTGAGAGATGATGATGCATCTATGTTGCTGCACACCCTTAGGTTGTTTCAACAGTTTGTCGTGGGTTCTTATATTAAGATCGAGACGTCTAGGCTTGACTTTCacagaaaaaaacaaaatgcaatacGTACTGAAATTCTCCAAGGGGTTTTAGATAGCATTGCTATTGGTCAGACGCAGGGTTCTAAAGTTGGTCGAAGGACTATTTTACCTGCTTCTTTTATTGGGGTTCCGAGGGACATGAAACGCAGATATTTGGATGCAATGGCTTTGGTTCAGAAATATGGAAAGCCTGACATTTTTTTGACCATGACATGCAATCCAATGTGGAAGGAAATTCATGAAGGTTTGCGATATACAGAAAAGCCGCAGGATAGGCCTGATTTATTGTCTAGAGTTTTTAGAGCTAAATTTGAAGTGGTCAAGAATGAGCTTCTGCACAAACACATTTTTGGAGAGGTTGCAGCGTGTGTCTATGCTATCGAATTTCAGAAGCACGACCTTCCTCATGCTCATGTCCTCTTAATTCTTAAGCCTGAGTTCAAATTATTAAATGCTGAATCGTATGATAAAATTGTTTGTGCTGAACTTCCTGATCCAAAAGAGGATCAGCACTTGTACTCTCTCGTTGTGAAACATATGCTTCATGGTCCCTGTGGAGATATGGATAGAAGTTACCCTTACATGAAAAATGGTTCTTGTAAAAGCCATTATCCAAAAGATTTTTCTGAACATACTATTCATGCCGAAGATTCTTACCCGTGTTATAGAAGGAGGGATGATGGTAGAAAGATGAAGTTCGTCGGCATGAATTGGATAATCGATGGGTTATACCTCATAATCGATACCTCCTTACTTTGA